A section of the Camelus dromedarius isolate mCamDro1 chromosome 14, mCamDro1.pat, whole genome shotgun sequence genome encodes:
- the TRIM62 gene encoding E3 ubiquitin-protein ligase TRIM62 isoform X2 produces the protein MACSLKDELLCSICLSIYQDPVSLGCEHYFCRRCITEHWVRQEAQGARDCPECRRTFAEPALAPSLKLANIVERYSAFPLDAILSARRAARPCQAHDKVKLFCLTDRALLCFFCDEPALHEQHQVTGIDDAFEELQSSTKSLRTTIGEAFERLHRLLRERQKAMLEELEADTARTLTDIEQKVQRYSQQLRKVQEGAQILQERLAETDRHTFLAGVASLSERLKGKIHETNLTYEDFPTSKYTGPLQYTIWKSLFQDIHPVPAALTLDPGTAHQRLILSDDCTIVAYGNLHPQPLQDSPKRFDVEVSVLGSEAFSGGVHYWEVVVAEKTQWVIGLAHEAASRKGSIQIQPSRGFYCIVMHDGNQYSACTEPWTRLNVRDKLDKVGVFLDYDQGLLIFYNADDMSWLYTFREKFPGKLCSYFSPGQSHANGKNVQPLRINTVRI, from the exons ATGGCGTGCAGCCTCAAGGACGAGCTGCTCTGCTCCATCTGTCTGAGCATCTACCAGGACCCGGTGAGCCTAGGCTGCGAGCACTACTTCTGCCGCCGCTGCATCACCGAGCACTGGGTGAGGCAGGAGGCGCAGGGCGCCCGCGACTGCCCCGAGTGCCGGCGCACGTTTGCCGAGCCCGCGCTCGCGCCCAGCCTCAAGCTGGCCAACATCGTGGAACGCTACAGCGCCTTCCCGCTGGACGCCATCCTCAGCGCGCGCCGCGCCGCGAGACCCTGCCAGGCCCACGACAAGGTCAAGCTCTTCTGCCTCACGGACCGCGCGCTGCTCTGCTTCTTCTGCGACGAACCCGCGCTGCACGAGCAGCACCAGGTCACCGGCATCGACGATGCCTTCGAGGAGCTGCAG TCTTCCACTAAAAGCCTGAGGACCACCATTGGGGAGGCCTTCGAGCGGCTGCACCGGCTGCTGCGGGAGCGGCAGAAGGCCatgctggaggagctggaggcagaCACGGCCCGCACGCTGACCGACATCGAGCAGAAAGTCCAGCGTTACAGCCAGCAGCTGCGCAAGGTGCAGGAGGGGGCCCAGATCCTGCAGGAGCGGCTGGCCGAAACCGACCGGCACACCTTCCTGGCCGGGGTGGCCTCGTTATCTGAGCG GCTCAAAGGGAAAATCCATGAGACCAATCTGACCTATGAAGACTTCCCAACCTCCAAGTACACAGGCCCCCTGCAGTACACCATCTGGAAGTCCCTGTTCCAGGACATCCACCCAG TGCCAGCCGCCCTGACCCTGGACCCGGGCACCGCCCACCAGCGCTTGATCCTGTCCGACGACTGCACCATCGTGGCCTATGGCAACCTGCACCCACAGCCCCTGCAGGACTCACCGAAGCGCTTCGACGTGGAGGTGTCGGTGCTGGGCTCCGAGGCCTTCAGTGGCGGCGTCCACTactgggaggtggtggtggcagaGAAGACACAGTGGGTGATCGGGCTGGCCCACGAGGCCGCCAGCCGCAAGGGCAGCATCCAGATCCAGCCTAGCCGCGGCTTCTACTGCATCGTCATGCACGATGGCAACCAGTACAGCGCCTGCACCGAGCCCTGGACGCGGCTCAACGTCCGCGACAAGCTCGACAAGGTGGGCGTCTTCCTGGACTACGACCAAGGCCTGCTCATCTTCTACAACGCCGATGACATGTCTTGGCTCTACACCTTCCGCGAGAAGTTCCCCGGCAAGCTCTGCTCCTACTTCAGCCCAGGGCAGAGCCATGCCAACGGCAAGAACGTGCAGCCGCTGCGGATCAACACCGTCCGCATCTAG
- the TRIM62 gene encoding E3 ubiquitin-protein ligase TRIM62 isoform X1: MACSLKDELLCSICLSIYQDPVSLGCEHYFCRRCITEHWVRQEAQGARDCPECRRTFAEPALAPSLKLANIVERYSAFPLDAILSARRAARPCQAHDKVKLFCLTDRALLCFFCDEPALHEQHQVTGIDDAFEELQRELKEQLQALQDSEREHTEALQLLKRQLAETKSSTKSLRTTIGEAFERLHRLLRERQKAMLEELEADTARTLTDIEQKVQRYSQQLRKVQEGAQILQERLAETDRHTFLAGVASLSERLKGKIHETNLTYEDFPTSKYTGPLQYTIWKSLFQDIHPVPAALTLDPGTAHQRLILSDDCTIVAYGNLHPQPLQDSPKRFDVEVSVLGSEAFSGGVHYWEVVVAEKTQWVIGLAHEAASRKGSIQIQPSRGFYCIVMHDGNQYSACTEPWTRLNVRDKLDKVGVFLDYDQGLLIFYNADDMSWLYTFREKFPGKLCSYFSPGQSHANGKNVQPLRINTVRI; the protein is encoded by the exons ATGGCGTGCAGCCTCAAGGACGAGCTGCTCTGCTCCATCTGTCTGAGCATCTACCAGGACCCGGTGAGCCTAGGCTGCGAGCACTACTTCTGCCGCCGCTGCATCACCGAGCACTGGGTGAGGCAGGAGGCGCAGGGCGCCCGCGACTGCCCCGAGTGCCGGCGCACGTTTGCCGAGCCCGCGCTCGCGCCCAGCCTCAAGCTGGCCAACATCGTGGAACGCTACAGCGCCTTCCCGCTGGACGCCATCCTCAGCGCGCGCCGCGCCGCGAGACCCTGCCAGGCCCACGACAAGGTCAAGCTCTTCTGCCTCACGGACCGCGCGCTGCTCTGCTTCTTCTGCGACGAACCCGCGCTGCACGAGCAGCACCAGGTCACCGGCATCGACGATGCCTTCGAGGAGCTGCAG AGGGAGCTGAAGGAGCAGCTTCAGGCCCTTCAGGACAGTGAACGGGAGCACACGGAGGCCCTGCAGCTGCTCAAACGACAGCTGGCAGAGACCAAG TCTTCCACTAAAAGCCTGAGGACCACCATTGGGGAGGCCTTCGAGCGGCTGCACCGGCTGCTGCGGGAGCGGCAGAAGGCCatgctggaggagctggaggcagaCACGGCCCGCACGCTGACCGACATCGAGCAGAAAGTCCAGCGTTACAGCCAGCAGCTGCGCAAGGTGCAGGAGGGGGCCCAGATCCTGCAGGAGCGGCTGGCCGAAACCGACCGGCACACCTTCCTGGCCGGGGTGGCCTCGTTATCTGAGCG GCTCAAAGGGAAAATCCATGAGACCAATCTGACCTATGAAGACTTCCCAACCTCCAAGTACACAGGCCCCCTGCAGTACACCATCTGGAAGTCCCTGTTCCAGGACATCCACCCAG TGCCAGCCGCCCTGACCCTGGACCCGGGCACCGCCCACCAGCGCTTGATCCTGTCCGACGACTGCACCATCGTGGCCTATGGCAACCTGCACCCACAGCCCCTGCAGGACTCACCGAAGCGCTTCGACGTGGAGGTGTCGGTGCTGGGCTCCGAGGCCTTCAGTGGCGGCGTCCACTactgggaggtggtggtggcagaGAAGACACAGTGGGTGATCGGGCTGGCCCACGAGGCCGCCAGCCGCAAGGGCAGCATCCAGATCCAGCCTAGCCGCGGCTTCTACTGCATCGTCATGCACGATGGCAACCAGTACAGCGCCTGCACCGAGCCCTGGACGCGGCTCAACGTCCGCGACAAGCTCGACAAGGTGGGCGTCTTCCTGGACTACGACCAAGGCCTGCTCATCTTCTACAACGCCGATGACATGTCTTGGCTCTACACCTTCCGCGAGAAGTTCCCCGGCAAGCTCTGCTCCTACTTCAGCCCAGGGCAGAGCCATGCCAACGGCAAGAACGTGCAGCCGCTGCGGATCAACACCGTCCGCATCTAG